One region of Deltaproteobacteria bacterium genomic DNA includes:
- a CDS encoding IS5 family transposase, with product MGQKATYKVGNWKEYNRSLINRGNLTVWISDEAIATWNLTSPTGRKGRTKTYSDLAIETALTLRCLLGLPLRQTQGFLEGLIKLLDLKIDAPNYSTLSRRADSLAIDLGVLASRSNVDVAIDATGLKVYGEGEWKMRTHGKNKRRTWRKLHIAIDHKTNEIVAVTLTKSNVHDSMETSSLLDQIDNIASVTADKGYDNKNAYEPIAAKGAKAIIPPRSGAALKLQNPTWGDVERNRLVREHQLLGKDAWKSGSGYRRRVLVETSIGRYKRTIGASMHSRNLGRQKAEVRLGAKILNQMTHLGMPKSYKV from the coding sequence ATGGGACAGAAGGCTACCTATAAAGTCGGCAATTGGAAAGAGTACAATCGCAGTCTGATCAATCGCGGCAACCTGACGGTCTGGATCAGCGACGAGGCGATTGCCACATGGAACCTCACGAGCCCGACGGGGCGTAAGGGGCGAACCAAGACTTATAGCGATCTGGCGATTGAGACTGCCTTAACGCTGCGATGTCTTTTAGGCCTGCCGTTGCGCCAAACCCAAGGCTTCTTGGAAGGTCTGATCAAACTGCTCGATTTGAAGATCGATGCCCCCAATTATTCTACGCTTTCACGGCGAGCCGACAGCCTTGCGATCGATCTCGGTGTCCTCGCTAGCAGGTCAAATGTAGATGTTGCTATCGATGCCACCGGTTTGAAGGTCTACGGCGAGGGAGAGTGGAAAATGCGTACCCATGGTAAAAACAAACGACGAACATGGCGCAAGCTTCATATCGCAATCGACCACAAAACAAACGAAATCGTCGCGGTGACGCTAACCAAATCCAACGTGCACGACTCGATGGAAACATCTTCTTTGCTAGATCAGATCGACAATATAGCTAGCGTCACTGCTGACAAAGGGTACGACAATAAAAATGCTTATGAACCAATCGCCGCCAAAGGAGCTAAAGCTATAATACCCCCACGAAGCGGCGCCGCACTGAAGCTCCAAAATCCAACGTGGGGTGATGTCGAACGCAACAGGCTCGTCAGAGAACACCAACTACTCGGCAAAGATGCCTGGAAATCAGGCTCCGGTTATCGCCGTCGAGTTTTGGTCGAAACGAGTATCGGCCGCTACAAACGCACCATTGGTGCGTCTATGCACTCAAGGAACCTAGGCCGCCAAAAGGCCGAAGTGCGTCTTGGGGCGAAGATCCTCAACCAAATGACCCATCTTGGAATGCCAAAATCTTACAAAGTATAG
- a CDS encoding DUF4102 domain-containing protein has product MALTVQEVKNAKSDPSRTLKLFDGGGLYLEVTPTGSKRWRLKYRFNGKEKLISLGLYPVVGLKDAREARDEAKRQLAKGIDPSAHRQAEKASSTFQETNSLEFVAREWLAQNQGTWVPSHGIRIKQRLEHDVFPFLGKSMVGDVTPPMILEVLRRIESREAFETAHRVRTNLSQIFRYAIATGRLSSDPTRDLRGALRPVKTTHLAAITEPAKVGELLRLIDGYRGGVVVSTALKLAPLVFVRPGELRRAEWADIDLEMSEWRFIAQKTKTPHIVPLSCQAVAALRNLYPMTGGGKFVFPSPRSRDRPMSENAVLAALRSLGIPKEEMCGHGFRAMARTILDEVLGYPPHIIEHQLAHSVKDALGRAYNRTTHLTERKALMQKWADYLDELKK; this is encoded by the coding sequence ATGGCCCTCACGGTTCAAGAAGTAAAGAATGCAAAGTCGGACCCCTCTAGGACGCTCAAACTATTCGATGGCGGCGGCCTATACCTTGAGGTGACCCCGACAGGTAGCAAGCGTTGGCGGCTCAAGTACCGCTTTAATGGCAAGGAGAAGCTGATCTCCTTGGGCCTTTACCCTGTCGTGGGCCTGAAGGATGCTAGGGAGGCCCGGGACGAGGCCAAGCGGCAGCTTGCCAAAGGTATTGATCCGAGCGCTCACAGACAGGCTGAAAAGGCGTCATCGACCTTTCAAGAGACGAACTCCCTAGAGTTTGTCGCCCGAGAGTGGTTGGCGCAGAACCAGGGGACATGGGTCCCAAGCCACGGCATCAGGATCAAGCAGCGTCTTGAACATGATGTCTTTCCGTTTCTCGGTAAATCTATGGTCGGCGATGTTACGCCGCCTATGATTTTGGAGGTCTTGCGAAGGATCGAGTCGCGAGAGGCCTTCGAGACAGCTCACCGTGTTAGGACCAACCTCAGCCAAATTTTCCGTTATGCAATTGCGACCGGTCGTTTGTCCTCCGATCCTACAAGAGATCTTAGGGGTGCATTGCGACCTGTGAAGACCACCCATTTGGCCGCCATCACTGAGCCCGCGAAAGTGGGGGAGCTGCTGAGACTGATCGATGGATACAGAGGCGGCGTAGTGGTGAGCACCGCTCTTAAGTTGGCTCCTTTAGTGTTTGTCAGACCAGGTGAGTTACGAAGAGCTGAATGGGCAGACATTGACCTAGAGATGTCAGAATGGCGGTTTATCGCTCAAAAGACGAAGACTCCCCATATTGTCCCTCTTAGTTGTCAGGCAGTGGCTGCATTACGAAATCTTTATCCCATGACAGGTGGTGGCAAATTCGTCTTTCCCAGTCCCCGATCACGGGATCGCCCTATGTCAGAGAACGCCGTATTGGCGGCTCTTAGGAGTTTAGGGATTCCGAAAGAGGAAATGTGTGGCCACGGTTTTAGAGCGATGGCAAGAACCATTCTCGATGAGGTGCTGGGCTATCCTCCGCACATCATTGAACACCAACTTGCGCATTCGGTTAAGGATGCCCTAGGTAGAGCGTATAACCGGACGACACATTTAACAGAGCGAAAAGCTCTCATGCAAAAATGGGCAGATTATCTTGATGAACTCAAAAAATAA